GGACGATGGTGCGCATGCCGTCCTGCACGGTGCCGACGTTCTCGAAGATGCCGTTGACCACCCACATGATCCATTCGGACATGTTGTTGATGCGGATCACCAGGCCCAGGGCCAGGGCGATGGCGCCGGTGCTGATCTGCGCCTGACCCCACAGCCACAGCGCCAGGGCGCCGGTGCCGGCGATCAGCAGGCCATTGAGGCAGGTGACGCTGAATTCCAGGGCGGTGACGGTGCGGGTCTGCCGGCGTACCCGGTCGAGCAGGCCCTGCATGGCCTCGCGGGCGTAGCCTTCCTCCTCCCGGCTGTGGGCGAACAGCTTGAGGGTGGTGACGTTGCTGTAGCCGTCGACCACCCGGCCCATCAGCTGCGAGCGCGCCGCCGAGGCCGTGGCCGAGCGCGACTTGATGCGCGGCACGTAGTAGCCCAGCAGCAGGCAGTAGCCGAGAATCCACAGACCCAGCGGCAGTACCAGGCGCAGGTCGGCTTCGGCGAACAGGTACAGCGCGCTGCCGGCATACACCAGCACGTGCCACAGGGCGTCGACCACCTGCATGGCCGAGTCGCGCAGGGCCGGGCCGGTCTGCATGATGCGCTGGGCGATGCGCCCGGCGAAGTCGTTCTGGAAGAAGTTCAGGCTCTGCCCGAGCACGTAGCGGTGGTTCTGCCAGCGCACCAGGTTGGTCAGGCTCGGGGTGATCGCCTGGTTGGCCAGTAAATCATGCAGGCCGAACACCAGGGGACGGATCAGCAGCACCACCGCCAGCATCCACAGCAGTTCGCCCTGGTAGCGGCTGAAGAAGTCGCTGCTCGGGGTGGCCTGGGCCATGTCGATCAGCTGGCCGAGGAAGTTGAACAGCGCCACCTCGATCAGGGCGGCGAAGAAGCCGACCACCAGCACGGCGAGCAGCAGCGGCCAGGCCTGGATCAGGTAGTGGGCGTAGAAGGCCAGGATGCCCTTGGGCGGCACCACGTCCGGGCTGGGCCTGAACACGTCGAGCAGGGCTTCGAAGCGGCGAAACAGCATTCCGGGCGTCCTGCCGTTGCGATGGGGGAATGACGATTCTATCGCCTAAGTCGGCTGGGCTCGACGGCGTGCGGCTGTGCTGGTTGGCGAGGGACGCGCGTAGGGGCAGGAAGCGGACCGCTAAGGGTCCGCTTCCGCGGGGCTTACAGGCGCTTGGCCTCGAGGATCAGCACCGGCTCGCGCGGCACGTTCTGGTGGCCGCCGCGGTTGCCGGTGGGCACCTGGGCGATCTTGTCGACCACCTCCATGCCACGGACCACCTTGCCGAACACCGCATAGCCGAAGTCGCGGGTGCCGTGGTCGAGGAAGGCGTTGTCCTTGTGGTTGATGAAGAACTGGCTGGTGGCCGAGTCGCGCACCTGGGTGCGGGCCATGGCCAGGGTGCCGCGCACGTTGTGCAGGCCGTTGTCGGCTTCGTTCTTGATCGGCGCCCGGGTCTCCTTCTGCTCCAGGTCGGCATCGAAGCCGCCGCCCTGGATCATGAAACCGGGGATCACCCGGTGGAACTGGGTGCCGGCGTAGTGGCCGCTGTCCACATAGGCGAGGAAGTTCTGCACGCTGACCGGCGCCTTCTCGGCTTCCAGCTCGATTTCGATGTCGCCGGCGCTGGTGGTCAGCAGCACCTTGGGGTTCTCGGCGGCGAGCAGGCTGGTGGACAGCAGCAGGGAACAGGCGGCGAGGGCGAGTTGTTTGAGCATTCTCATGGGTCCTTGTGGTGGTTGAGCGCGGCCCGTTCGACTTCGGCGAGGAAGGCCAGCAGGCTGCTATTGAAACGTTGTGGTTGATCCAGGGGTGTGGCATGGCGCGAATTTTCGATCACCAGCAGGCGCGCATCGGGCAGTTCCTTGACGTAGGCCGCCTTCTGCGCCACCGGGGTGTAGTCGCGGTCGGCGCTGATCACCAGGGTAGGACAGGTGATGCGGGCCAGGCGTTCCCGCACGCCCCAGCCGATGATGGCGTCGAGGCTGGCCAGGTAGGCGCGCTTGTCGTTCTGCGGCCAGCGTTCCTCGATCTTGCGCCGCAGCTCTTCCTGGTGCGGGTGAGGGAACAGCAGACGGCCCAGGCCCTTGGCGATGGTCTTGAGGCCGAGCAGGCGCGACAGGCTCCAGCGCTTGGCGACCTCCAGGCGCTCGCGCAGGTTGCGTGGCTTGACCTCCGGGGTGCTGTTGACGATGCACAGGCTCTTGAGCAGTTCCGGGCGGTCGACGCCGAGCTGAAAGCCGATCATCCCGCCCATGGAGATGCCGACCAGGTGCACGGCCTCCAGGCGCAGGTGTTCGATCAGCGCCGCCACGTCCTCGGCGAAGCCGGCGATGCTGTAGCGCTCGCGGGGCTTGTCGGAGCGGCCGTGGCCGCGCAGGTCGAGGGCGATGACCCGGTAGTGCGCCGCCAGGTCGCCGATCTGGTATTCCCAGTCGCGGGTGCTCGAGCCCAGGCCGTGGACCAGCAGCAGCGGGGCGCCGTGGCCGTATTCCTCGTAGTGCAATTGGCAGCCGTCGCTGTCGAAGTAGGCCATGGCCTAGGTTTCCTCGTTTGGCGGCAGCTGCGCGGTGGGTGCTGCATCGAGTGGTGCGGCGTCGAAGCGGCGGATCAGCTCGGCGAGGATCTGGGTGGCCGGCCCCAGCGCCCTGTCCTTGTTCGAGTACAAGAGGTACCGGGTGTTGCGACTGCCGCCGTGCTCCAGGGGCAGCGGGCTGAGCAGGCCGTCCTTGAGCTCGCGCTCGATCAGATGTCGCGGCAGCCAGGCGAAGCCCAGGCCGTTGCTGACGAAGCGGGCGGCGGTGGCCAGGCTGCCGACCGTCCAGCGCTGCTCGGCGCCGAGCCAGCCGACGTCGCGCGGCTGCTGGCGGCCCGAGTCGCGAATCACCACCTGCATCTGGCCCTCCAGGTCCTGAAAACTCAGTTCGCGTTGCAGGCGGTGCAGCGGATGGTCGGGGTGGGCCACGGCGACGAACTCCACGGTACTCATCTCCGTGCACAGGTAGCCTGGAATGTTCAGGCCGCTGATGGCCAGGTCGGCGGTGCCTTCCTTGAGCACGTCCTCGACGCCGGACAGCACCTCCTCGCGCAGGCGCACCCGGCAGCCGCGGCTCTGTGGCATGAAGGCGGTAAGCGCCTGGACCAGGCGGGCGTTGGGGTAGGCGGCGTCCACCACCAGGCGCACCTCGGCTTCCCAGCCCTGCTCCATGTTGTGGGCCAGGTCTTCCAGCTGGCTGGCCTGCTTGACCAACTGGCGCGAGCGACGCAGCAGCACCTCGCCGGCTTCGGTGAGCACCGCCTTGCGCCCGTCGATCCGCAGCAGCGGCACGCCGAGCTGCTCCTGCATGCGCGCCACCGTATAGCTGACCGACGACTGCGAACGGTGCAGCACCTCGGCGGCCTGGGCGAAGCCGCCCTGGTCGACCACCGCCTGCAGGGTTCGCCATTGATCGAGGGTCACGCGTGGCGCTTTCATTATTTGCTCCTATTCACGGGAATCGCCGGGTGCACGCGGCGGCGATATCGCCCTAAACTGGCGGTCCACCTTAGGAGACCGCCCGATGAGAAACCTCTGTTGTGCCCTGATCGCCCTGTTGCCGCTGAGCGCCCTTGCCTACCCGATCGAGCTGGAAAAGCAGCTCAACGGTGCTGAGGTGTCCGCCACCACCCAGGAGATCGACCACAACATGGGCGCGGTGCGTCTCTACAACTACGGCCAGACCGACGCCCGATGCAGCGGCGTGTTCCGCAACGGTCCCGAGCGCCCGCGCACGCGCAAGGTGCTGCTGGCGGCGGGAGAGAGCGACAACATGACCGTGAAGTTCGCCCGCAGCATCATCCGGTTGCGGGTGAAGCTGACCTGCACCCTCGACTAAGCCTGCAGCGCTCGTACCTGGCGGTTTTCGAACATCGCTGAGCCTAGAGCGATGGTGGGAATAAATCAACTTTGTCGATTGTTTATGTCTGGTTTTTGCGCTTTTTAATCGGCTGGTGTGGTCATAGTCTGTGCCCATCGAGACACAACAACTCACGATGGAGCCAAACATCATGTCCAATGTCCTGGTAATCGAAAGCAGCGCCCGTCAACAAGGCTCGGTATCGCGCCAACTCACCGAGCAGTTCATCGCCCGCTGGCGGGCGGCCCACCCGGCCGACAGCATCGAGATTCGCGACCTGGCGGTCGAGCAGGTGCCGCACCTGGATGCCAACCTGCTGGGCGGCTGGATGACCCCGGCCGAGCAGCAGAGCGAGGCGGAGCGGGCGGCCCTGGCGCTGTCCAATCAGCTCAGCGACGAGCTGCTGGCCGCCGATGTGCTGGTGCTGGCCGCGCCGATGTACAACTTTGCCATTCCCAGCACCCTCAAGGCCTGGCTCGATCACGTACTGCGTGCCGGGGTGACCTTCCACTACACCGAGAACGGCCCCGAGGGGCTGCTCAAGGGCAAGCGCGCCTTCGTCCTCACCGCCCGCGGCGGCATCTATGCCGGCGGCAGCCTGGATCAGCAGGAACCCTACCTGCGCCAGGCCCTTGGCTTTATCGGCATCAACGACGTGAGCTTCATCCATGCCGAGGGCCTCAACATGGGCGGCGACGTCTCGGAGAAAGGTTTGGCCGAAGCGCAGGAAAAGTTGGCGCAAGTAGCCTAACCTTTAGGCATGAGCGACTGACTTAGCGCCCCCTCCGCTCCTTGGGGGCGTCCCTGCCCGGCCGACCAGCGTGACTGGTCCTTCGGGCCTTTTTTTGACGCCCCAGCGCCCCGCGCTGGGGCGTCTTTGCATCTGCGGCGCTGCCGCGGCACCTCGTCGTCATGGCTCAGCTGAGCTGCTCAGGATTGTTGCCAGCGCGGCAACCGGATAAGGTCGCCGGTTTTCTGCGAGGTGCCCATGCGCTATCTGCTGTTCGTAACCCTGCTGTGGGCCTTCTCCTTCAGTCTGATCGGCGAGTACCTGGCCGGGCAGGTGGACAGCTATTTCGCCGTGCTGACCCGGATCGTCATCGCCGGGTTGGTGTTCCTGCCGCTGACGCGCTGGCGCGGCGTGGCGCCGGGATTCATCCGCGGCATGTTGCTGATCGGCGCCTTGCAGTTCGGCGTCACCTACGTGTGCCTGTACCTGAGCTTCAGCATGCTGAGCGTGCCGGAGGTGCTGCTGTTCACCGTGCTGACGCCTCTCTATGTGACCCTGATCGAGGATGCCCTGCGGCGGCGCTTCAATCCCATGGCCCTGCTCGCCGCGTTGGTGGCGGTGGCCGGCGCCGCGCTGATTCGCTACGACCAGGTCGATGCGGGTTATTACACAGGCTTTGCCCTGCTGCAGGTCGCCAACGCCACCTTCGCCGCCGGCCAGGTGCTGTACAAGCATCTGCTGGCACGTCATCCCTCGGATATCCCGCAATATCGGCGCTTCGGCTACTTCTACCTCGGGGCGCTGGCCGTGGCCCTGCCGGCCTTCCTCGCGTTCGGAAACGCCGCCGGCTTGCCCAGCAGCGCCCTGCAGTGGAGCGTGCTCGCCTGGCTCGGTATGGTGGCTTCCGGGTTGGGGTTGTACTGGTGGAACAAGGGCGCCAGCCTGGTCGATGGCGGCACCCTGGCGGTGATGAACAACGCTCTGGTGCCGGCCGGTCTGCTGGTCAACCTGCTGCTATGGAATCGCGATGCCGACCTGCTGCGCCTGAGCCTGGGCGCGGCGGTGATCGCCGCCTCATTACTGCTTACCCGGGTGGGCACCCTGCAAGGAGCGAAGGCGACGCAATGAATCTGTCTGGACGTGGAGTGGCGCTGTCGATCTTCGCCTCGGTGCTGTTCGCCGTGATTCCCGGCTACGTGCAGCAGCTGGCGCCCCTGGATGGCGTGCAGGTGTTTGCCCAGCGGGTGCTCTGGTCGATTCCGGCAATCCTGTTGCTGGTGGCACTGAGTCGGCAGTGGGGCACGCTGGCCGCCGTGCTCGCGCGCATGCGGCGCGAGCCGCTGCTGCTGCTGGCCTCGCCCGTGGCGGCGCTGCTGATCGGCGTGCAGTGGGGGCTGTTCGTCTGGGCGCCGCTGGCCGGCTACATGCTCGACGTTTCCCTGGGTTACTTCCTCTTGCCGCTGGTCATGGTGCTGGCCGGGCGGCTGTTCTATGGCGAACGCCTGCGGCCGTTGCTCAAGGTGGCGGTGTTCTGCGCGGTGATCGGCGTGCTGCACGAGCTGTGGCGCACCCAGGCGTTTTCCTGGGTCACCCTGGTCACCGCCCTGGGCTACCCGCCTTACTTCATGCTGCGGCGCTGGATGCGCATGGACGCGCTGTCCGGGTTTATCCTGGAGATGCTGATGCTGGCGCCGATCGCCATCTGGCTGATCCTGGCCTGGGGGCCTGCGGATGTCTTCACCCTGGCGCCGCAGCTGTGGTGGTGGCTGCCGGGCCTGGGCCTGCTCGGCACCCTGGCCTTCGCGGCGATGATGGCGTCCAGCCGGCTGCTGCCGATGGGCCTGTTCGGCATCCTCAGCTACGTCGAGCCGGTGCTGCTGTTCGCCGTGTCGCTGGTCTATCTGGGGGAGCACTTCGACCCCGCGCAGCTGTTGACCTACCTGCCGATCTGGCTGGCGGTGCTGCTGGTGACCTGGGACAGCACGCGGCGGCTGATCAAGCAGCGGCGCATCTGAGGCGCCGGCAGAGCGGAGCCAGCACTTTTCATACAGGGGCAGACGCTATGCGAATCAATGCGGACCTCACGCAACGGGTGGTACTCGATACCCGGGCGATGCCCTGGCAGGCCTCGCCGCTGCCGGGCGTCGAGCGCCGCCCCCTGGAACGCTTCGCCGCGGAAAGCGGCCGCGCCACTTCGGTGGTGCGTTATGCGCCGGGCTCGGCCTTCAGTCGTCACCTGCATCCGGGGGGCGAGGAGATCCTGGTCCTGGAGGGCGTGTTCGTCGATGAGCATGGCGAGTACCCGGCGGGCTACTGGCTGAAGAATCCCCCGGGCAGCGGTCACACGCCATCGAGCCCGCCGGGCTGCCTGCTGTTCGTCAAGCTGTGCTACCAGGCGCCGGAGGATCAGCGCAGCGCGCGCATCGACACCGCCAGCGCGGCATGGCAGCCGGGCCAGGTGCCGGGGTTGCAGGTGTTGCCCCTGGACAGTCATGGCACGGTGCATACCGCCCTGGTGCGTTGGGCACCCGGTACGCGCTTCAAGGCCCATCAGCATCTGGGCGGTGAAGAAATCCTGGTGCTGGAGGGCGTGTTCGAGGACGAGTTCGGCGCCTATCCGGCCGGCACCTGGCTGCGCAGCCCCCATGGCTCGCGGCATACGCCGTTCTCCAGCGAGGGGTGCCTGATCTACGTCAAGGTCGGGCACCTGTTTGAGGGCGCCTTGCCCGCTCAGTCCAGCACGTTCCTCAGCACTTCGTAGACGATCCCCGTGGCGATGGCCACCAGCACCACGTCGCGGCCGATCTGCTTCCACTCGTAGCCGTCGTAGCGAGGCAGCTGGCTGCTCAGGTGCGGGTCGAAACGCTTGGCGATGCCCGGCGGCAGCGGCTTGCCGCGCGCCAGGTTCTTGGCGATGCCCGGCGGCAGGCTGCCAGCCGGCGCGAGCAGGTGACGGTTGTCACCGAGGATGATGCGTACCCGGCCGATATCGATCGACGGACCGTTGAGCTGGACGCTGAGGTCGCCGTCATGGCTGGCGCCATGCTTGTCGTGTTTCGGCGCCGCCTGGGCCGTTTGCATGGCCAGGGCAGCGAGCAGTGCAGTGCAGATCAGCAAACGAGGATGAGGCATGGCAGGCTCCATAAACGGAGGGGTGAGCATGACACTGGATTTGAGCCCTTAATTGGGCCTTATTCAAGATGCCGGTCCTGCACTTTGTGGCCGCTGACGCAAAGAAATTCGGCCGCGGCCCAGGAAACCGTTAGGCTATGCAGCTGATTCCAGTTTTTTTGCCGAGGTTGACCCCGTGTTTTCCCAATTCCCCCTGCACGAACGCCTGCTGAAAGCCGTGGCCGAGCTGAACTTTGTCGAGCCCACCCCGGTGCAGGTGGCGGCCATTCCGCCCGCGCTGCAGGGACGTGACCTGCGGGTGATCGCCCAGACCGGCAGCGGCAAGACCGCGGCCTTCGTCCTGCCCATGCTCAACCGCCTGCTCGGTGACGGCGCACCCAAGCCGCGGGTGAGCCTGCGCGCGGTGATCCTGCTGCCGACGCGCGAGCTGGCCCAGCAGACCCTCAAGGAAGTCGAGCGCTTCGCCCAGTTCACCTTTATCAAGGCCGGGCTGATCACCGGTGGCGAGGACTTCAAGTCCCAGGCGGCCATGCTGCGCCGAGTGGACATCCTGATCGGCACCCCGGGGCGGCTGATCGAGCACGCCAACGCCGGCAACCTGCCGCTGGAGGAGGTCGAGGTGCTGGTGCTGGACGAGGCCGACCGCATGCTCGACATGGGCTTCGCCGAAGATGTGCAGCGCCTGGCCGAGGCCTGCTCCGGGCCGCACCAGACCCTGCTGTTCTCCGCCACCAGCGGCGGCTCCGGCCTGCGCGAAATGGTCGCCAAGGTGCTCAAGGAGCCCCAGTACCTGCAGCTCAACGCCGTCAGCCAGCTCGCCGAAGGCACCCGCCAGCAGATCATCACCGCCGACCACAACTACCACAAGGAACAGCTGGTCGACTGGTTGCTGAGCAACGAGACCTACGACAAGGCGATCATCTTCACCAATACCCGGGTCCAGGCCGACCGCCTCTACGGCAAGCTGGTGGCCCGCGAGTTCAAGACCTTCGTGCTGCATGGCGAGAAGGATCAGAAGGACCGCAAGCTGGCCATCGACCGCCTCAAGCAGGGCGCGGTGAAGATCCTGGTCGCCACCGACGTGGCGGCCCGGGGCCTGGACGTCGAGGGTCTGGACCTGGTGATCAACTTCGACATGCCGCGCTCCGGTGACGAATACGTGCACCGCATCGGCCGCACCGGTCGTGCCGGTGCCGAGGGCCTGGCGATCTCGCTGATCTGCCACACCGACTGGAACCTGATGTCGAGCATCGAACGCTACCTCAAGCAGCGTTTCGAGCGCCGCACCATCAAGGAACTGAAGGGCACGTATCAGGGGCCGAAAAACCTCAAGGCGTCCGGCAAGGCGGCCGGCACCAAGAAGAAAAAGACCGACGCCAAGGGCACCAAGAAAAGCGCGGCGAAGAAGCCCGCGGCCAAGGCCCCGAGCAAGCGCAACACGATCAACAAGCCGAAGAGCGAGGCGCCGACACTGGTCAGCCAGGACGGCCTGGCGCCGCTCAAGCGACGCAAGCCGACTGCCGAGTAATCGCGATGCGCTTGTTGCCGATGGGGGCGGGCGCATTGTGGCTACTGTCAGCACGGGTGCAGGGCCAGGGCACCGTCCACAGGTGTCTGCAGCCCGATGGCGTGGTGCTCTACAGCGATCAGGCCTGCAGCATGGCGCACAGCAACCTGGCCTTGAGTGTCAGCGGCTACGCCAGCTATCCGCCGATGTTGCGGGGCCTGGCCAAGCTCTGGCACGAACAGCTGCAGCCGCTGTTCGGCGGGATCGAGGTGCTGCCGTACCTGGCGCTGCTCTACGGGCTGATGAGCCTGGTCTGCTTTGTCGCCTACTACCGCGACAAGCAGTTCGCCATGCGCGGCGCACGGCGCACGCCCGAGGCGCGCCTGCACCTGTACGAGTTATTCGGTGGCTGGCCGGGCGGCCTGCTGGCGCAACGCATGATTCGCCACAAGAATCGCAAGCTCGGCTATCAGGTCAGGTTCTGGCTGATCGTACTGAGCCACCTGCTGGTGGCCGCTGCGGTGCTGTGGCTGGCCTATTGGCCCGAGTCGCGGCTGGCGCTGTTGTGAAACCGGGCGGGCATGCTTCAGCCCATGCCCGCCCGGCGCCTGGGGCTTACTTCGGTACGATCAGGATCTTGCCGTCCCGCTCGCCGCTGGCGGCGGCCGCCACGGCTTCCTTGATCTGGCTGACGTCGTAGGTGGCGGCGACGCGGGCGTGCAGCTTGCCGCTGGCGATCAGTTGGGTCAGCTCGCCGAACACCTGCATCTGCTCGGCCGGGGTCGCCTGTTGGAACCACTTGGCCAGCCAGAAGCCCTTGAGGGTCACGCCGCGAAAGACGAAGGAAGCCGGCGACACCTGGCAGGGTTGGCGGCTCATCATCCCGTAGTTCACCAGCACGCCACCCTCGCTCAGGCTCGCGGCGAGGTGGTCGGTGGCCTCACCGCCCACCGCGTCGATGCCCAGGCGCACCGGTGCGCCGCCGGTGGCCGCGCGCACGCGCTTGGCCAGATCCGGACCATCGACCAGCACCACGTCGCCGCCTTCGGCCTCGACGCCGGCCACCGCCGACTCGCGGCGCACCACGTTGAGGGTTCTGAAGCCGCGCAGCTTGGCCAGCTGGATCAGGTAGCTGCCGACCCCCGAGTTGGCGGCGTTCTGGATCACCCAGTCGCCGGGCTGCAGGTCGACGAACTGGCTGAGCATCAAGGAGGCGGTCGGCGGGTTGACGGTCATCATCGCCAGTTGCTGCGGATCGGACTCCGGCAGGGGAATCAGCTTGTCCGCCGGCGCGTTCAGGTGGCTGACCCAGGTGCCGCAGCCGACCGGCAACAGTACCAGCTGGCCGACCTTGAGCTTGCTCACCTCCGCGCCGAGCGCCTCGACCCGGCCCACGCCCTCGTTGCCGCCGATCGCCGGCAGCGGCGGCAGCATGCCGTACTCGCCGGTCAGGGTGAGTACGTCGGAGGGGTTGATCGGTGCGGCTGCCACCTTGACCCGCACCTCGCCTGCAGCCGGCGCGGCAAGCTGCAGTTCGACGGCTTCGATCACATCCTGCGGTTGCGGGCCGCGTGTCTGGTACTGGGCTTTGAGCATCGGGTTTCTCCGTGGGCTGGCGAGTTGATCAGCGCCCCAGTCTAGACCTTGGCGGCTGCGTGCGGACGAATCCCCTGCAATACAGCCGGTTGATCATGGTCGGCTGTCAAGGGCTGAAAGCCGCGACCTGCTGGTGCACTATGGGCAGGACGATGATCGGCCGCGCCGCCGCGGACGTTGCCGATCAAGCGAAGGAGAGGGGCCATGCTGAACTCGCGATTGCTTGGGATTCTCGGGCTTGTCGCCGCTGTGGCGCTGCCGCCGGCCGTCGCGCAGGAGCGCCAGTATCCCAGTGAGCTGGGTAGCCTGCGGGTCACCACGCTGCTGTCCGGTCTTGAACACCCCTGGGCCCTGGCATTTCTGCCGGATCGCCAGGGCCTGCTGCTGACCGAGCGCCTCGGGCGCCTGCGTCTGCTCGGCGCCGACGGCCGACTGTCCGAGCCCATCGAGGGCGTGCCGCAAGTCTACGCCCGAGGCCAGGGCGGCCTGCTGGATGTGGCGCTGTCCCCGGCGTTCGCCACCGATCGATGGGTGTACCTGAGCTATGCCGAAGCGGGCAAACGCGGCAAGGCCGGCACGGCAGTCGGGCGCGGCCGCTTGTCAACCGATGGGCGCCGGCTGGAGGGCTTCGAGGTGATCTTCCGCCAGCAGCCCAAACTGTCCACCGGCGTGCATTTCGGCGCGCGCCTGGTGTTTGATCGTGACGGCTACCTGTTCATCACCCTGGGCGAGAACAACCAGCGACCCACCGCCCAGCACCTCGACAAGCTCCAGGGCAAGGTGGTGCGCCTGCACTCCGACGGCCGCGTGCCACCTGACAACCCCTTTGTCGACCAGGACGGCGTGCGCCCGGAAATCTGGTCCTACGGCCATCGCAACCCCCAGGGCGCCGCCCTCAATCCCTGGACCGGCGCATTGTGGGTGCATGAGCATGGCCCGCGCGGCGGCGACGAGATCAATATCCCCCAGGCCGGCAAGAACTACGGCTGGCCGTTGGCCACCCATGGGGTGAACTATACGTTCCTGCCGATTCCCGAGGCCCTGGGTGAAACAGTCGCCGGCACCGAGCCGCCGCACCATGTCTGGGAGAAATCGCCGGCGATCAGCGGCATGGCGTTCTATGACGCGGCGCGCTTTCCGCAGTGGCGACACAGCCTGTTTGTCGGGGCGCTGGCTGGAGAGGCGCTTCTGCGCCTGCAGTTGCAGGGCGACCGGGTGATGCACGAGGAGCGCCTGCTGGAAGCGCTGGATGCGCGCATTCGCGACGTGCGCCAGGGGCCGGACGGCTATCTCTATGTGTTGACCGACGCCAGCGACGGCCAGCTACTGCGCGTCGGGCTGGCGCGCGACTGAGCGGGGCGGGTACCGGTTGGTCGTGCACATTTCAGGAGCTGGGGGAATGGCCGGCGAGTTTTACGGCAGGGGAGAGGGGAGCGCCTGGCGCTTTGTCGAGACGAGCAAAGCGCTACAGGGTAGCCGGCGCGAGGCTATTTCTTGCTGATGGTGATCTGCTTGCTGGCGCCGTAGACCTGGCCACTGACACCCTTTTCAATCTGCTGGATTTCGCCACCGGCTTTCAGGAAGGCCGCGATCTGCGCATCGATCGAGGCGCTGGTTTCAACGGCGGGGGCCGGCTTGGGTTTGCTCTGGGATGCTTTTACACGCATGGCAGCCATTAACCTATTTAAAAATTAATTTGGCCGAGCATTGTACGTGAACGGCTTGACAATTGCTTGATAAATAATGTCGGCGGGAAGTTATTGCGCCCTGTGCTTCGAGCGCGCACCACGCCGATTTTAATTTTTGTTTTCTATAAGGTGTTGTTTTATCGGAGGTTCGCCGGCGTATCGGGTTGGAGGCGGCGCCACGTTGCGAAGCTCGCTTGCCATTGGTCGGATCGTACGTTCGCGCAGCCGGGAGCACCCCGCCGAGGCGTGGTTGCCAGCAAAGGCGGCCACAACTCGGGTAGAATGCGCGCCTGGCAACGAGGGTAGGGCACCATGGCGGTTATCGGACGCATGAATTGTTTGCAGGTCGTCAAGCACACCGACTTCGGTCTGTATCTGGATGGCGGCGCGGACGGCGAAATATTGTTGCCCAAGCGTTATATCCCCAAGGATACGCCGAGCGAAGTGGAAGACTGGCTGAATGTATTTATCTATTTGGACAGCGACGACAAATTAATTGCCACCACGGAAAAACCGAAAGTTCAGGTCGGTGAATTCGCCAGCCTGAAGGTGGTGGATATCAACCGGGTCGGTTTGTTTCTCAATTGGGGCTTGCCGAAAGACCTGCTGTTGCCCCATTCGGAAGAAAAGCGCCCGCTGCAGGTCGGCGATTACTGCGTCGTGCATGTCTTTCTCGACAAGCGCAGCAAACGCATCACCGCCACCGCGCGCCTGGATCGTTACCTCGACAGGCTGCCGGCCACCTACCAGGCTGGCCAGGAAGTCGACTTGCTGGTGGTCGAGTCCACCGACATGGGCTTCAAGGCCATCATCAACGGCCAGCACTGGGGCCTGATTCACAAGAACGAGCTGTTCAAGTTCCTGCGCAGCGGCATGCGCGAGAAGGGCTTCATCAAGGAAGTGCGCGACGACGGCAAGATCAGCCTGAGCCTGCAGCCGGTGGGCCAGGACGTGGTGGGTAGCCTGGGCGAACAGATCCTGGCCAAGCTGCGCGAGCAGGGCGGGATGCTCGAACTGAGCGACAAGAGCTCGCCGGAGGCCATCAGCGCGCTGTTTCGGGTCAGCAAGGGCAACTTCAAGAAGGCCATCGGCGGGCTGTACAAGCAGGG
The genomic region above belongs to Pseudomonas benzenivorans and contains:
- a CDS encoding zinc-dependent alcohol dehydrogenase family protein, which produces MLKAQYQTRGPQPQDVIEAVELQLAAPAAGEVRVKVAAAPINPSDVLTLTGEYGMLPPLPAIGGNEGVGRVEALGAEVSKLKVGQLVLLPVGCGTWVSHLNAPADKLIPLPESDPQQLAMMTVNPPTASLMLSQFVDLQPGDWVIQNAANSGVGSYLIQLAKLRGFRTLNVVRRESAVAGVEAEGGDVVLVDGPDLAKRVRAATGGAPVRLGIDAVGGEATDHLAASLSEGGVLVNYGMMSRQPCQVSPASFVFRGVTLKGFWLAKWFQQATPAEQMQVFGELTQLIASGKLHARVAATYDVSQIKEAVAAAASGERDGKILIVPK
- a CDS encoding cupin domain-containing protein; this translates as MRINADLTQRVVLDTRAMPWQASPLPGVERRPLERFAAESGRATSVVRYAPGSAFSRHLHPGGEEILVLEGVFVDEHGEYPAGYWLKNPPGSGHTPSSPPGCLLFVKLCYQAPEDQRSARIDTASAAWQPGQVPGLQVLPLDSHGTVHTALVRWAPGTRFKAHQHLGGEEILVLEGVFEDEFGAYPAGTWLRSPHGSRHTPFSSEGCLIYVKVGHLFEGALPAQSSTFLSTS
- a CDS encoding DEAD/DEAH box helicase, whose translation is MFSQFPLHERLLKAVAELNFVEPTPVQVAAIPPALQGRDLRVIAQTGSGKTAAFVLPMLNRLLGDGAPKPRVSLRAVILLPTRELAQQTLKEVERFAQFTFIKAGLITGGEDFKSQAAMLRRVDILIGTPGRLIEHANAGNLPLEEVEVLVLDEADRMLDMGFAEDVQRLAEACSGPHQTLLFSATSGGSGLREMVAKVLKEPQYLQLNAVSQLAEGTRQQIITADHNYHKEQLVDWLLSNETYDKAIIFTNTRVQADRLYGKLVAREFKTFVLHGEKDQKDRKLAIDRLKQGAVKILVATDVAARGLDVEGLDLVINFDMPRSGDEYVHRIGRTGRAGAEGLAISLICHTDWNLMSSIERYLKQRFERRTIKELKGTYQGPKNLKASGKAAGTKKKKTDAKGTKKSAAKKPAAKAPSKRNTINKPKSEAPTLVSQDGLAPLKRRKPTAE
- the rarD gene encoding EamA family transporter RarD — translated: MNLSGRGVALSIFASVLFAVIPGYVQQLAPLDGVQVFAQRVLWSIPAILLLVALSRQWGTLAAVLARMRREPLLLLASPVAALLIGVQWGLFVWAPLAGYMLDVSLGYFLLPLVMVLAGRLFYGERLRPLLKVAVFCAVIGVLHELWRTQAFSWVTLVTALGYPPYFMLRRWMRMDALSGFILEMLMLAPIAIWLILAWGPADVFTLAPQLWWWLPGLGLLGTLAFAAMMASSRLLPMGLFGILSYVEPVLLFAVSLVYLGEHFDPAQLLTYLPIWLAVLLVTWDSTRRLIKQRRI
- a CDS encoding anti-virulence regulator CigR family protein; the encoded protein is MQTAQAAPKHDKHGASHDGDLSVQLNGPSIDIGRVRIILGDNRHLLAPAGSLPPGIAKNLARGKPLPPGIAKRFDPHLSSQLPRYDGYEWKQIGRDVVLVAIATGIVYEVLRNVLD
- a CDS encoding PQQ-dependent sugar dehydrogenase, with protein sequence MLNSRLLGILGLVAAVALPPAVAQERQYPSELGSLRVTTLLSGLEHPWALAFLPDRQGLLLTERLGRLRLLGADGRLSEPIEGVPQVYARGQGGLLDVALSPAFATDRWVYLSYAEAGKRGKAGTAVGRGRLSTDGRRLEGFEVIFRQQPKLSTGVHFGARLVFDRDGYLFITLGENNQRPTAQHLDKLQGKVVRLHSDGRVPPDNPFVDQDGVRPEIWSYGHRNPQGAALNPWTGALWVHEHGPRGGDEINIPQAGKNYGWPLATHGVNYTFLPIPEALGETVAGTEPPHHVWEKSPAISGMAFYDAARFPQWRHSLFVGALAGEALLRLQLQGDRVMHEERLLEALDARIRDVRQGPDGYLYVLTDASDGQLLRVGLARD
- a CDS encoding DUF1294 domain-containing protein, which gives rise to MWLLSARVQGQGTVHRCLQPDGVVLYSDQACSMAHSNLALSVSGYASYPPMLRGLAKLWHEQLQPLFGGIEVLPYLALLYGLMSLVCFVAYYRDKQFAMRGARRTPEARLHLYELFGGWPGGLLAQRMIRHKNRKLGYQVRFWLIVLSHLLVAAAVLWLAYWPESRLALL